The Marivivens sp. LCG002 genome contains a region encoding:
- the cimA gene encoding citramalate synthase — protein MTKEKLYLFDTTLRDGQQTQGVQFSTAEKNRIAEALDRLGVDYIEGGWPGANPTDSDFFNAPPKTRATLTAFGMTKRAGRSAANDDVLAAVMNAGTPAVCLVGKTHDFHVTTALGITLDENLENISASVAHMVAEGREALFDAEHFFDGYKANPDYALKAARAAYDAGARWVVLCDTNGGTLPSEVKEIVGKVIEAGIPGSHIGIHTHDDTGHAVANSLAAVDAGARQIQGTLNGLGERCGNANLTTIIPTLLLKEPYKSAYDTGVTAEALVGLRKTSRMLDDILNRVPAKQAPYVGASAFAHKAGLHASAILKDPTTYEHVEPSLVGNSRIIPMSNQAGQSNLRSRLAEAGIEVDPKDPALARLLDVIKEREAQGYSYDTAQASFELLAREMLYQPRPFFDVDRYRVISERRRNAKGEVITVSEAVVSVWIGTQKVTSFYENEHADKEQDAGPVNALSNALAKDLGPYQALIEDMELVDFKVRITSGGIEAITRVIIDFEDSKGRRWSTVGVKQNLIDASFEALLDAINWKLWRDGAATA, from the coding sequence ATGACCAAGGAAAAGCTTTATCTCTTTGATACGACCCTTCGTGACGGGCAACAGACCCAAGGGGTGCAGTTCTCGACCGCCGAAAAGAACCGTATTGCCGAGGCGCTTGATCGTCTTGGCGTCGATTACATCGAAGGCGGCTGGCCCGGTGCGAACCCGACCGACAGCGATTTTTTCAACGCGCCGCCCAAGACCCGCGCGACCCTTACCGCATTCGGCATGACCAAACGGGCAGGGCGCTCTGCTGCGAATGACGATGTTCTGGCGGCTGTGATGAACGCGGGCACCCCTGCGGTCTGTCTGGTGGGTAAGACCCACGATTTCCACGTGACCACCGCGCTCGGGATCACATTGGACGAGAACCTCGAGAACATCAGCGCCTCGGTCGCGCATATGGTGGCCGAAGGGCGCGAGGCCTTGTTCGACGCCGAGCATTTCTTTGACGGCTATAAAGCCAATCCCGACTATGCGCTCAAAGCGGCCCGTGCGGCCTATGATGCGGGCGCCCGCTGGGTTGTCTTGTGTGACACCAACGGAGGCACGCTCCCGTCGGAGGTCAAAGAGATCGTCGGCAAAGTGATCGAAGCGGGCATTCCCGGGAGCCATATCGGTATCCACACCCATGACGACACGGGCCACGCGGTTGCCAACAGCCTTGCCGCTGTGGATGCGGGCGCGCGCCAGATCCAAGGCACGCTCAACGGTCTTGGCGAGCGGTGCGGCAATGCCAATCTCACCACCATCATTCCGACCCTGCTTCTCAAAGAGCCTTACAAATCGGCCTATGACACGGGCGTCACTGCCGAGGCGCTTGTCGGTCTGCGCAAAACCAGCCGTATGCTCGATGATATCCTGAACCGCGTCCCTGCAAAACAGGCGCCCTATGTCGGGGCTTCTGCCTTTGCGCACAAAGCGGGGCTCCACGCGAGCGCGATCCTCAAGGATCCGACGACCTACGAGCACGTCGAGCCTTCGCTTGTGGGCAACAGCCGTATCATCCCGATGTCCAATCAGGCGGGTCAATCGAACCTGCGCAGCCGCTTGGCCGAGGCGGGGATCGAGGTCGACCCCAAAGATCCTGCATTGGCGCGTCTTCTCGATGTGATCAAGGAACGCGAGGCGCAGGGCTATTCCTATGACACCGCGCAAGCCTCGTTCGAGCTTCTCGCGCGCGAAATGCTCTATCAGCCGCGCCCCTTCTTCGATGTGGATCGGTATCGCGTGATTTCCGAGCGCCGCCGCAATGCCAAAGGTGAGGTGATCACGGTCTCTGAAGCCGTCGTTTCGGTCTGGATCGGCACGCAAAAGGTAACGAGCTTTTACGAAAACGAACATGCCGACAAGGAACAGGATGCGGGACCCGTCAATGCGCTCTCGAACGCATTGGCCAAGGACCTTGGACCCTATCAGGCCTTGATCGAGGATATGGAGCTTGTCGACTTCAAGGTGCGGATCACCAGCGGCGGGATCGAGGCGATCACCCGCGTGATCATCGACTTCGAGGATTCCAAGGGGCGTCGTTGGTCCACCGTCGGCGTCAAACAGAACCTGATCGATGCCTCATTCGAGGCGCTTCTCGATGCGATCAACTGGAAACTCTGGCGCGATGGCGCGGCGACGGCCTAG
- a CDS encoding squalene/phytoene synthase family protein → MSINACAALVERGDPDRFLAAMAAPAEVRGRLFVLYAFNLEVARAPWMTKEPMIAEMRLQWWRDVIEEIAKGGPVRAHEVSTPLAEVVVETGLDPVVLDQMVEARRWDIYKETFDDDAQLFDYLEKTGGGLMWASAFALGAPKDREADIRKVGRASALASWFMAVPDLEARGWAPLPDGRPEAVAALAKAALADLSGVKGSLGTAAPALRAAWRAKAILGQAAREPLRVAEGALGTSEFQRRAGLVWRTLRGTW, encoded by the coding sequence ATGAGCATCAATGCCTGTGCCGCTCTTGTCGAGCGCGGCGATCCGGATCGGTTTCTGGCGGCGATGGCCGCGCCCGCAGAAGTGCGCGGACGTCTTTTTGTGCTCTATGCGTTCAACCTCGAAGTGGCCCGCGCACCTTGGATGACCAAAGAGCCGATGATCGCCGAAATGCGGCTTCAATGGTGGCGCGATGTGATCGAAGAGATCGCCAAAGGTGGTCCGGTGCGCGCACACGAGGTCTCGACGCCCTTGGCCGAAGTGGTTGTCGAGACAGGGCTTGATCCCGTGGTTCTGGATCAGATGGTCGAGGCGCGGCGCTGGGACATTTACAAAGAAACGTTCGACGACGACGCACAGCTCTTTGACTATCTGGAAAAAACGGGGGGCGGGTTGATGTGGGCTTCGGCCTTTGCCCTCGGTGCGCCGAAAGACCGTGAAGCCGATATCCGCAAAGTCGGACGCGCATCGGCCTTGGCCTCTTGGTTCATGGCTGTTCCCGACCTTGAAGCGCGGGGCTGGGCGCCGCTCCCCGACGGAAGACCCGAGGCGGTGGCGGCTCTGGCGAAAGCGGCGCTTGCCGATCTGTCTGGGGTCAAAGGATCGCTCGGCACTGCTGCTCCCGCGCTGCGGGCGGCGTGGCGGGCGAAGGCGATCCTAGGCCAAGCAGCACGCGAGCCGCTGCGTGTCGCCGAAGGCGCGCTCGGCACATCCGAGTTCCAGCGTCGGGCGGGTCTTGTCTGGCGCACGCTGCGCGGGACGTGGTGA
- a CDS encoding DUF6157 family protein: MTKRYTTNYTDTLIRVAEDCKVAQGTVPAKAGTIAALQYEMLRDAPYAFTSDALLIAVEARRKDIPNEDLDALVDAFHSRGQACLRASPLAKTYGWGFHHDAEGKVALVDMASPRYAALIEDEQTAKTQAMRSRR, encoded by the coding sequence ATGACTAAGCGGTATACGACCAATTATACCGATACCCTGATCCGCGTGGCCGAGGACTGCAAGGTGGCCCAAGGCACGGTGCCGGCAAAAGCGGGCACCATAGCTGCGCTCCAATACGAAATGCTCCGCGACGCGCCCTATGCTTTTACGAGCGACGCGCTTTTGATTGCGGTCGAGGCGCGGCGCAAGGACATCCCGAACGAAGACCTTGATGCCCTCGTCGATGCCTTTCACAGCCGCGGCCAAGCCTGTCTTCGCGCCTCGCCTTTGGCCAAGACCTATGGTTGGGGTTTCCACCATGACGCCGAGGGCAAGGTCGCCTTGGTCGATATGGCATCGCCGCGCTACGCCGCCCTCATCGAGGACGAGCAGACCGCCAAAACACAGGCCATGCGGTCGCGCCGCTAG
- a CDS encoding MFS transporter yields the protein MMDSAYTDDRRAKRNVAVLVGAQAIIGAQMPMIFAIGGLAGSMLAPNPCLATLPISVIVFSSMTTAPWLSPLMQQNGRRFGFMLGAFSGMVGAMISALGLYMGNFYLFLVGAYFTGIYMSAQGFYRFAATDTASDAFKPKAISYVMAGGLAAAIVGPQMNKVMMNALVVPFLGSYLSVIVLNLIGMVLFMALDLPKGSKNAPTSATEMVARTRKEMLRDPNIIVAIIVGMVSYALMNLVMTSTPLAVVGCGFGASDANDIVSAHVLAMYIPSFFTGHLIARFGVKSIMTLGLFILACAGAAALAGVELSEAGQPSLVSFYAGLILLGIGWNFGFIGATSMLAMAHKPHERGVVQGMNDMIVFGCVTIASLASGGLMNCSGGSPIEGWTAVNLAMLPFLALAGGALIWLTMRPQTND from the coding sequence ATGATGGACTCAGCCTATACCGATGACCGCCGCGCCAAGCGCAACGTAGCCGTTCTTGTCGGAGCGCAAGCGATCATCGGTGCGCAAATGCCGATGATCTTTGCGATCGGCGGCCTTGCGGGGAGTATGCTGGCCCCGAACCCCTGTCTTGCGACGCTGCCGATCTCGGTGATCGTTTTCTCGTCGATGACCACCGCGCCATGGCTTTCGCCCTTGATGCAGCAGAACGGGCGGCGCTTCGGTTTCATGCTCGGTGCCTTTTCGGGCATGGTCGGCGCAATGATCAGCGCCTTGGGGCTCTATATGGGGAACTTCTACCTGTTCCTCGTCGGCGCCTATTTCACAGGCATCTATATGTCCGCCCAAGGCTTCTATCGGTTTGCCGCGACAGATACGGCGTCGGATGCGTTCAAACCCAAAGCCATTTCTTATGTGATGGCTGGGGGGCTGGCTGCGGCCATTGTCGGACCGCAAATGAACAAGGTGATGATGAACGCGCTCGTCGTTCCCTTCCTCGGAAGCTATCTGTCGGTGATCGTGCTCAACCTGATCGGCATGGTGCTCTTTATGGCGCTGGATCTGCCCAAAGGCAGCAAGAACGCCCCGACAAGCGCCACTGAAATGGTCGCCCGCACCCGCAAGGAAATGCTGCGCGACCCCAATATCATCGTCGCGATCATTGTCGGCATGGTGTCCTATGCGCTGATGAACCTTGTCATGACCTCGACTCCGCTTGCGGTGGTGGGCTGCGGGTTCGGCGCAAGCGACGCGAACGATATCGTCTCGGCCCATGTTCTTGCGATGTATATCCCGTCGTTCTTCACCGGTCATCTTATCGCCCGTTTCGGGGTCAAGTCGATCATGACCCTCGGGCTTTTCATCCTCGCCTGCGCAGGCGCGGCAGCGCTTGCGGGTGTCGAACTCTCCGAGGCGGGACAGCCCAGCCTAGTGAGCTTTTACGCAGGCCTGATCCTGTTGGGTATCGGCTGGAACTTCGGCTTTATCGGGGCGACCTCGATGCTTGCCATGGCACATAAGCCGCACGAACGGGGCGTGGTTCAGGGCATGAACGATATGATCGTCTTCGGCTGCGTCACGATCGCCTCGCTCGCGTCTGGCGGTCTGATGAACTGCTCGGGCGGCTCACCGATCGAAGGCTGGACGGCCGTGAACCTTGCGATGCTACCCTTCCTTGCCTTGGCTGGCGGCGCGCTGATCTGGCTCACGATGCGGCCACAGACGAATGACTAA
- a CDS encoding cobyrinate a,c-diamide synthase — protein MTTGVIVAAPSSGSGKTTLTLGLLRALRNKGIAIRGAKSGPDYIDPQFHSAACGSPCLNLDAWAMTPERILSLAQGPLVIEGAMGLFDGAPPDGKGATADLARFLRLPVILVIDAAHMAHSVAAVLRGFASHDPEVRVGGVILNKVGSPRHEAMLRSAIAPLGIPVLGAILRTPTITQPSRHLGLVQALEHPDLEAFIEAAARLVAQNVDLDAVVSLMAPLPKGPTPKPRAPAQRIAVARDEAFAFAYPHQLGDWRAAGAEITFFSPLADETVPKADFVFLPGGYPELHAGRLAASHRFLDSLRTAAQDTVIYGECGGYMTLGEGLIDKDGVRHRMAGLLPLETSFETRKLHLGYRSLTSDHGPYQGYAKAHEFHYATTLRAEGDPLFAAKDAEGNDLGAMGLRMGNVFGSFAHIIDF, from the coding sequence ATGACCACGGGCGTGATCGTTGCGGCCCCGTCCTCGGGTTCGGGCAAAACGACCCTGACGCTCGGGCTGCTTCGCGCCCTTCGGAACAAGGGCATCGCCATTCGCGGTGCCAAATCGGGTCCCGACTATATCGACCCGCAGTTTCATTCTGCCGCCTGCGGCAGTCCCTGTCTCAACCTCGACGCATGGGCGATGACGCCCGAACGCATCCTGTCCTTGGCCCAAGGGCCGCTTGTGATCGAAGGGGCGATGGGTCTTTTCGACGGCGCTCCGCCCGACGGCAAAGGCGCAACGGCGGACCTTGCGCGGTTCTTGCGATTGCCTGTGATCCTTGTCATCGACGCGGCACATATGGCCCATTCGGTCGCGGCGGTTCTGCGCGGTTTTGCAAGCCATGACCCCGAGGTCCGCGTCGGCGGCGTCATCCTGAACAAGGTCGGCTCGCCGCGACACGAAGCGATGCTGCGCAGCGCAATCGCGCCGCTCGGGATCCCAGTGCTGGGCGCGATTCTGCGGACGCCCACCATCACCCAGCCTTCGCGGCATCTGGGGTTGGTCCAAGCTCTCGAACACCCCGATCTCGAAGCCTTTATCGAAGCAGCTGCGCGTCTTGTGGCGCAGAACGTCGATCTTGACGCGGTTGTCTCGCTTATGGCGCCCCTGCCCAAAGGTCCAACACCCAAACCGCGTGCCCCCGCCCAGCGGATTGCAGTCGCCAGAGACGAGGCCTTTGCCTTTGCCTATCCGCACCAGCTCGGAGATTGGCGCGCGGCGGGTGCCGAGATCACCTTTTTCAGCCCCTTGGCCGATGAAACCGTGCCAAAGGCCGATTTTGTCTTTCTCCCCGGCGGCTATCCCGAGCTGCATGCAGGCCGTCTGGCCGCCAGCCATCGCTTTCTGGATTCGCTAAGGACTGCCGCGCAAGACACTGTTATCTATGGCGAATGCGGGGGGTATATGACCTTGGGCGAAGGGCTGATCGACAAAGACGGCGTGCGCCATCGAATGGCGGGGCTTCTGCCTCTTGAAACCTCGTTCGAGACGCGCAAGTTGCATCTGGGGTATCGGAGTTTGACCTCGGATCACGGGCCCTATCAAGGCTACGCAAAGGCCCATGAATTCCACTATGCAACAACGTTGCGTGCCGAGGGCGATCCCCTTTTTGCCGCCAAAGATGCCGAAGGAAACGACCTCGGCGCGATGGGATTGCGAATGGGTAATGTCTTCGGGTCCTTTGCCCATATCATAGATTTTTGA
- the cobA gene encoding uroporphyrinogen-III C-methyltransferase has product MTDSLSLPGHDWPELKPGWVWLCGAGPGDPGLLTLHAVNALRQADVVVYDALVQESILEWAPKAEHIYAGKRGGKPSAKQRDISLHLVELAREGKRVLRLKGGDPFVFGRGGEEAQTLIQHDIPVRIIPGISAGIGGLAYAGIPVTHRDVNQSVTFVTGHDQSGNTPQSLDWNAISRGSQVLVIYMGMKHLDQIMTSLLEAGRPSSEPVAIVTNATTDAQQVLETTLGSAVADVAASGLEPPAIICVGRSVLMRQVLDWQSLAKGEVPRNLDPLGRGRPAESA; this is encoded by the coding sequence ATGACTGACTCGCTCTCTCTTCCCGGCCACGATTGGCCCGAACTCAAGCCCGGATGGGTCTGGCTCTGCGGTGCAGGTCCGGGAGACCCCGGCCTTTTGACGCTCCATGCCGTCAATGCCCTGCGTCAGGCCGATGTGGTGGTCTATGACGCATTGGTGCAGGAGAGCATCCTTGAGTGGGCGCCCAAGGCCGAGCATATCTATGCGGGCAAGCGGGGCGGTAAACCCTCGGCGAAACAACGCGACATCTCGCTCCACCTTGTCGAGCTTGCACGAGAAGGCAAACGAGTGCTTCGGCTCAAGGGCGGCGATCCTTTCGTGTTCGGTCGCGGCGGAGAAGAGGCCCAGACCCTGATCCAGCACGATATTCCCGTCCGTATCATTCCCGGCATTTCCGCAGGGATCGGCGGCTTGGCCTATGCGGGTATTCCCGTCACGCACCGCGACGTGAACCAGTCGGTGACCTTTGTCACAGGCCATGACCAGTCGGGCAACACGCCGCAATCCCTCGATTGGAATGCGATCAGCCGCGGCTCGCAGGTGCTTGTGATCTACATGGGGATGAAACATCTCGACCAGATCATGACCTCGCTTCTCGAAGCGGGCCGTCCATCGAGCGAACCCGTTGCCATTGTCACCAACGCCACAACGGACGCGCAACAGGTGCTTGAAACCACCCTTGGAAGCGCCGTTGCGGATGTCGCTGCCTCGGGTCTCGAGCCGCCTGCAATCATCTGTGTCGGGCGCTCGGTTCTCATGCGGCAGGTTTTGGATTGGCAATCCCTTGCCAAGGGAGAGGTGCCGCGCAATCTCGACCCCTTGGGCCGTGGCCGACCCGCCGAAAGCGCATGA
- a CDS encoding cobalt-precorrin-5B (C(1))-methyltransferase: protein MTETPAKELRRGWTTGACATAATKAALLRLWGGQEVASVSITLPRGETPSFAIETQAVGENWAEAGIIKDAGDDPDVTHGALVLARVERSEGGVVFAAGEGVGTVTKPGLPIAVGEPAINPVPRAMMDEVVAELASEFGQVPDIKITISVRNGAALAQKTWNPRLGIVGGLSILGTTGIVRPFSCAAWIASIHRGVDVARASGLTHVAGCTGATSEKVVQALHGLSDHAMLDMGDFAGGMLKYLRKNPVARITIGGGIAKLAKLAQGAVDLHSSRSQVDFAKLAEALGRPEIAGANTVLEAYEIIGAPLADWVAEQARLSALALLQDAGPEVDVVVIDRAGTILARAGR from the coding sequence ATGACCGAGACACCCGCAAAGGAATTGCGTCGGGGCTGGACCACCGGCGCCTGCGCCACCGCCGCCACCAAGGCGGCGCTTTTGCGTTTGTGGGGCGGTCAAGAGGTTGCGTCGGTTTCGATCACCCTGCCGCGTGGGGAAACACCGAGCTTTGCAATCGAAACGCAAGCCGTCGGCGAGAATTGGGCCGAAGCGGGAATCATCAAGGATGCGGGCGATGACCCCGATGTCACGCATGGGGCCTTGGTCCTTGCGCGGGTCGAGCGTTCGGAGGGCGGCGTCGTCTTTGCGGCGGGCGAAGGTGTCGGCACCGTGACCAAGCCGGGATTGCCCATCGCTGTTGGCGAGCCTGCGATAAATCCCGTGCCGCGCGCCATGATGGACGAAGTCGTTGCCGAATTGGCATCGGAATTCGGGCAGGTGCCCGACATCAAAATCACGATCAGCGTTCGCAACGGAGCTGCGCTCGCGCAAAAGACATGGAACCCGAGGCTCGGAATTGTCGGCGGTCTTTCCATCCTCGGCACGACGGGGATTGTGCGTCCGTTTTCCTGCGCGGCCTGGATCGCGTCCATTCATCGCGGTGTCGATGTGGCACGTGCAAGCGGTCTGACCCATGTGGCGGGGTGCACGGGGGCGACGTCGGAAAAAGTCGTTCAGGCGCTCCACGGCCTGAGCGATCATGCCATGCTCGATATGGGAGATTTCGCGGGCGGTATGCTCAAATATCTACGCAAGAACCCTGTCGCGCGGATCACCATCGGCGGCGGGATCGCCAAGCTTGCCAAACTTGCCCAAGGGGCGGTGGACCTCCATTCCTCGCGCTCTCAGGTCGATTTTGCCAAGCTGGCCGAGGCACTTGGGCGGCCCGAGATCGCGGGTGCGAATACGGTCCTTGAAGCCTATGAGATCATCGGTGCGCCCTTGGCGGATTGGGTGGCAGAGCAGGCGCGGCTGAGTGCGCTCGCGCTCCTGCAGGACGCAGGGCCCGAGGTGGATGTGGTTGTGATCGATAGAGCGGGCACCATCCTTGCCCGTGCGGGTCGATGA
- the cobK gene encoding precorrin-6A reductase produces MILVLAGTTEARMLCRRIADLELTASLAGVTEAPMTLGVPTRIGGFGGGDGFLEFCKNNGVGVVVDATHPFAARITERTYRLCTQARIPYLRLERPAWTVKPTWHSVRDAASAAAAVPQGARVFLATGRQTLQEFDALGKAEVFVRVVEDTGAEFPFERGRFVFGLPSKSVEAEKALLSMLGVGYLVTKNSGGSDAKLRAAEELGLSIIVIERPEMEVGPVVATVEEAEVWVRARCR; encoded by the coding sequence ATGATCCTTGTTCTTGCGGGGACGACCGAGGCCCGCATGCTTTGTCGACGCATCGCGGATCTCGAGCTCACGGCTTCTCTCGCAGGTGTCACCGAAGCGCCTATGACGCTTGGCGTGCCGACGCGCATCGGTGGTTTCGGTGGGGGTGACGGTTTCCTGGAGTTTTGCAAAAACAATGGGGTAGGGGTCGTTGTTGATGCGACCCATCCCTTTGCAGCGCGGATCACCGAGCGGACGTATCGGCTCTGCACGCAGGCGCGTATTCCCTATTTGCGGCTTGAGCGCCCTGCATGGACGGTCAAGCCGACATGGCACAGCGTGCGCGACGCCGCATCCGCCGCCGCCGCCGTGCCGCAAGGCGCACGGGTGTTCTTGGCCACGGGGCGACAAACCCTGCAAGAGTTCGACGCCTTGGGCAAAGCCGAAGTCTTTGTCAGGGTCGTCGAGGATACGGGCGCGGAGTTTCCTTTCGAGAGGGGCCGCTTTGTCTTCGGCCTTCCTTCAAAATCCGTGGAGGCGGAAAAGGCGCTTTTGTCCATGCTGGGGGTTGGCTATCTCGTCACCAAAAACTCGGGTGGCAGCGATGCAAAGCTCCGCGCGGCCGAGGAGTTGGGCCTTTCGATCATCGTTATCGAGCGGCCCGAGATGGAGGTCGGACCCGTGGTCGCAACCGTCGAAGAGGCCGAAGTATGGGTTCGCGCCCGATGCCGCTGA
- a CDS encoding DNA-3-methyladenine glycosylase 2 family protein, with protein sequence MGSRPMPLILTDAALTQVVEALVAIEPRFNEVLRLVAPTLRRQERGFATLLWAIVGQQVSVASAEAVWARLVAADMHDPANIRAASAETLGALGLTRQKQRYAKALADSGIDFNALDEMPDNEALARLVEVTGIGRWTAEIYLMFALGRPDVIAAGDLAMQAAAQELFALETRPTEKEFRAMSEAWSPWRAVAGRLLWDYYLRDRTKGDQR encoded by the coding sequence ATGGGTTCGCGCCCGATGCCGCTGATCCTCACCGATGCGGCTCTGACCCAAGTGGTCGAGGCGCTGGTCGCGATCGAGCCGCGCTTCAACGAGGTTCTGCGGTTGGTCGCGCCCACGCTCAGGCGTCAGGAAAGAGGCTTTGCCACTCTGCTCTGGGCGATTGTCGGACAACAGGTGAGCGTGGCCTCGGCCGAAGCCGTTTGGGCGCGGCTGGTGGCCGCCGACATGCACGATCCCGCCAATATCCGAGCGGCGAGTGCTGAAACGCTCGGTGCGCTCGGGCTCACGCGGCAAAAACAGCGTTACGCCAAAGCTCTGGCGGACAGCGGAATAGATTTCAACGCGCTCGATGAGATGCCCGACAATGAGGCGCTTGCCCGTCTGGTCGAAGTGACAGGGATCGGGCGTTGGACCGCCGAGATTTACCTGATGTTCGCGTTGGGGCGGCCTGATGTGATCGCAGCGGGCGATCTGGCGATGCAGGCCGCGGCGCAGGAGCTTTTCGCGCTCGAAACCCGACCGACGGAAAAAGAGTTTCGCGCGATGTCCGAGGCATGGTCGCCGTGGCGGGCGGTTGCGGGTCGGCTTTTGTGGGACTACTACTTGCGCGACCGCACCAAAGGAGACCAGCGATGA
- a CDS encoding prolyl oligopeptidase family serine peptidase produces MTRALQSGRRDPVSGEIRSAVIFLHGYGANGADLLGLADPLGEHLPDTLFLAPDAPESCAGAPFGYQWFPIPWIDGSSEEESRAGLYRAAEDLNAFLDGVMVDEDLLPEQVMVLGFSQGTMMALHVLPRREDEVAGICAFSGRLLEPELLEDELQCRPPVLLVHGDQDDVVPIQALPEAAEALQKAGWKEVYAHVMKRTAHGIAPDGLSVALAFMRDRLGYA; encoded by the coding sequence ATGACACGAGCCCTACAATCCGGACGCCGCGACCCCGTATCGGGCGAGATTCGCTCGGCAGTCATTTTTCTCCATGGCTATGGCGCAAACGGCGCCGATCTTTTGGGGCTTGCCGATCCTTTGGGCGAACATCTTCCCGACACTCTTTTTCTTGCACCCGATGCCCCGGAAAGCTGTGCAGGTGCGCCTTTCGGCTATCAGTGGTTCCCGATCCCTTGGATCGACGGATCGAGCGAGGAAGAATCGCGTGCGGGGCTCTATCGCGCGGCCGAAGATCTGAATGCCTTTCTCGACGGGGTAATGGTGGACGAGGACCTTTTGCCCGAACAAGTGATGGTCCTTGGATTTTCCCAAGGCACGATGATGGCGCTCCACGTCCTTCCGCGCCGCGAGGACGAGGTTGCGGGGATTTGCGCCTTTTCGGGGCGTCTGCTCGAGCCTGAACTCCTAGAGGACGAACTTCAGTGCCGTCCTCCTGTTCTTCTGGTGCATGGGGATCAGGACGATGTGGTGCCGATCCAGGCTCTTCCAGAGGCCGCCGAGGCGCTCCAGAAGGCGGGATGGAAGGAAGTTTACGCCCATGTGATGAAGAGAACCGCGCACGGTATCGCCCCGGACGGGCTTTCGGTGGCGCTTGCCTTTATGCGGGATCGCTTGGGCTATGCCTGA